From the Solanum lycopersicum chromosome 10, SLM_r2.1 genome, one window contains:
- the LOC101259694 gene encoding putative pentatricopeptide repeat-containing protein At5g40405, with the protein MISGYSRLGMVNESFSLFREMQKTGVLPDKVTMVSVISACAMSGALDLGRWVHSYINKQSIENDLELSTALVNMYAKCGYIEKAIEVFEAMPFKDAKAWSSMIVGLAVNGLAEYALVTFSRMNKAKVEPNHVTLVGVLMACAHSGLVSEGKRYWADMIESGIEPSLEHYGCMVDLLSRSNLIDEAYSFVESMPLAPCPAILRTLLVGCKKNKILDKGEILGQHLIELEPWNAENYILLSSLYASVSDWEKMRYVRKQMKDKGIKAMPGCSSIEVDGFVHEFVMGDWSHPEAEEIKEFLRDISQRVYSAGHEPWIAPILHNVSDAEKEIALCEHSERLAIAFGLLKTKAPAVIRIVKNLRVCRDCHEVTKIISRIYNREIIVRDRVRFHRFVNGACSCRDFW; encoded by the exons ATGATTAGTGGGTATTCAAGACTTGGGATGGTTAATGAGTCTTTTAGTTTGTTTAGGGAAATGCAGAAGACGGGTGTTTTGCCTGATAAGGTGACAATGGTGAGTGTGATTTCGGCGTGTGCTATGTCTGGGGCGTTAGATTTGGGGAGGTGGGTGCACTCGTATATCAACAAGCAATCGATTGAGAATGATCTTGAGCTTAGTACTGCGCTTGTTAATATGTATGCAAAGTGTGGATACATTGAAAAGGCAATTGAAGTGTTCGAAGCAATGCCTTTTAAAGATGCCAAGGCTTGGAGCTCAATGATAGTTGGCTTGGCAGTAAATGGGCTCGCGGAATATGCACTGGTGACCTTTTCCAGGATGAACAAAGCCAAG GTAGAACCTAACCATGTGACACTAGTTGGGGTTCTTATGGCATGTGCTCATAGTGGACTAGTTTCTGAAGGGAAAAGGTATTGGGCAGACATGATTGAGTCTGGGATTGAGCCATCTTTAGAGCACTATGGCTGCATGGTAGATTTGTTGAGCCGTTCAAATTTAATTGATGAAGCTTATTCGTTTGTCGAATCCATGCCACTTGCCCCGTGTCCAGCAATATTGCGTACATTACTTGTTGGGTGCAAAAAGAACAAAATCTTGGACAAAGGTGAAATTCTAGGTCAGCATCTAATTGAATTAGAACCGTGGAATGCAGAGAACTATATCCTACTCTCTAGTCTGTATGCATCAGTATCAGACTGGGAAAAAATGCGGTACGTGAGGAAACAGATGAAAGACAAAGGTATTAAGGCTATGCCAGGATGCAGTTCCATTGAAGTTGACGGTTTTGTGCACGAGTTTGTGATGGGTGATTGGTCACACCCTGAAGCAGAGGAGATCAAAGAGTTCCTAAGGGATATATCTCAAAGGGTATACTCTGCAGGACATGAACCTTGGATTGCTCCTATTCTGCACAATGTGAGTGACGCAGAGAAGGAAATTGCACTTTGTGAGCACAGTGAAAGGTTAGCTATTGCTTTTGGACTTTTGAAGACAAAAGCACCTGCAGTGATTAGGATAGTGAAGAACCTCAGGGTCTGTAGGGATTGCCATGAAGTGACAAAGATAATTAGTAGAATATACAACAGGGAGATAATTGTTAGGGACAGAGTTAGGTTTCACAGATTTGTAAACGGCGCTTGTTCTTGCAGAGATTTTTGGTAA
- the LOC101257912 gene encoding remorin 4.2 codes for MLNYQTPHTLVNTTTTTTNYNTNTTTENHQEDEQQIRDIHALTPPRPPSNSGRRIETWETSSHRSSSISEVASSENFSTMSREFSALVLAGSSVSNNPASENEVNNHIYNNNNYNSNNLGSIGEEENDAPIEETNPLAIVPDNYSNTLDPIIVNPSRRINNNNNNNVLRNNIGEVSSVQRVKKEEIESKISAWQNAKISKINNRFKREDAVINGWESEEVQKATSWMKKIERKLEEKRVKALEKMQNDIAIAHRKAEEKKASAEAKRGTKVAKVVEISNLMRAVGRAPAKRSFF; via the exons ATGTTGAATTATCAAACACCTCATACCCTAGTAAACACTACTACCACCACCACCAATTACAACACCAACACTACAACAGAAAATCATCAAGAAGATGAACAACAAATCAGAGATATACATGCTTTAACCCCACCAAGACCTCCATCAAATAGTGGCCGtcgaatcgaaacttgggaaacAAGTAGCCATAGATCATCATCAATTTCCGAAGTAGCATCTAGTGAGAATTTCTCTACTATGAGCCGGGAGTTCAGCGCCCTCGTTCTCGCGGGATCGTCAGTTAGCAACAATCCCGCTAGCGAGAACGAGGtgaataatcatatatataataacaacaattataATAGCAATAATTTGGGGAGCATCGGCGAAGAAGAAAATGATGCGCCGATAGAAGAAACAAATCCGTTAGCTATTGTGCCGGATAATTATAGTAATACTTTAGATCCGATTATTGTTAATCCTTCAAGAaggattaataataataataataataatgttttgagaaataatatTGGAGAAGTAAGTAGTGTTCAAAGagtgaaaaaagaagaaattgaatCGAAGATAAGTGCATGGCAAAATGCTAAAATTTCGAAGATTAATAATAGGTTTAAACGTGAAGATGCTGTTATTAATGGATGGGAAAGTGAAGAAGTACAAAAAGCTACTTCTTGGATGAAAAAAATTGAG AGGAAGCTGGAGGAGAAGAGGGTAAAAGCCCTAGAAAAGATGCAAAATGATATAGCAATAGCACACAGAAAAGCAGAAGAAAAAAAGGCATCAGCAGAAGCAAAGAGAGGAACAAAAGTAGCAAAAGTTGTTGAAATTTCCAATTTGATGAGAGCTGTTGGCAGAGCTCCAGCTAAACGATCCTTCTTTTAA